A window of the Longimicrobiales bacterium genome harbors these coding sequences:
- a CDS encoding copper-translocating P-type ATPase has translation TDVAVEAGDVVLVRSDPRDVARIVRLSRATYRKMIQNLWWAAGYNIVAIPLAAGVLARQGILLHPAIGAVLMSLSTVIVALNAQLLRRADL, from the coding sequence CACCGACGTGGCAGTGGAGGCCGGCGACGTCGTACTCGTGCGCAGCGACCCGCGCGACGTCGCACGCATCGTCCGGCTGTCCAGGGCAACCTACCGGAAGATGATCCAGAACCTCTGGTGGGCTGCTGGCTACAACATCGTGGCAATCCCGCTCGCGGCCGGCGTGCTGGCCAGGCAGGGGATCCTGCTGCATCCCGCGATCGGCGCGGTGCTGATGTCGCTGAGCACGGTGATCGTCGCGCTCAATGCGCAGCTGTTGAGGCGGGCAGATCTGTGA